One window of Paenibacillus albicereus genomic DNA carries:
- a CDS encoding DUF1796 family putative cysteine peptidase: protein MKLKKAAGRYDLIVSLGSSCAPAIHMKRLGLRKFSMPFDWVVSLTLADVTRVLASDFQDFMLRGNLDKSPDSIFPQYYLEDGEPVLSGTGENGLAKCHLVEDRRTGFISVHDFPIVEGLPWDHAYPAYKAKLDERIARFRNELRACSHPLFIRWSAEYEEAAELEQTLAGLRAGKPFTVVILQPKSEAKDIQDCRWPLCRVAGAVVPADIQSEPLWDRVFQGISLR from the coding sequence ATGAAGCTCAAAAAAGCAGCCGGCCGCTATGATTTGATCGTCAGCCTAGGCTCTTCCTGCGCTCCCGCCATCCACATGAAAAGGCTCGGCCTGCGCAAGTTTTCCATGCCCTTCGACTGGGTCGTATCGTTGACGCTCGCGGATGTGACGCGGGTGCTGGCAAGCGATTTTCAGGATTTCATGCTGCGCGGCAATCTCGACAAGTCGCCCGACTCCATCTTTCCCCAATATTATTTGGAGGACGGAGAGCCGGTCTTGTCGGGGACTGGCGAAAACGGGCTGGCGAAGTGCCATCTCGTCGAGGACAGGCGCACCGGCTTCATCTCCGTCCATGACTTTCCGATCGTAGAAGGACTTCCTTGGGATCACGCGTATCCCGCCTACAAGGCCAAGCTGGACGAGCGGATCGCCCGCTTCCGGAACGAGCTGCGCGCGTGCAGCCATCCGCTTTTCATCCGTTGGTCCGCCGAATATGAAGAAGCGGCCGAGCTCGAACAGACGCTGGCCGGCCTTCGCGCAGGCAAGCCGTTCACGGTCGTCATCCTCCAGCCGAAGTCGGAGGCGAAGGACATTCAGGATTGCCGATGGCCGCTGTGCCGTGTCGCCGGTGCTGTCGTTCCGGCCGACATCCAAAGCGAGCCGCTGTGGGACCGCGTCTTCCAAGGCATCTCGCTTCGATGA
- a CDS encoding cysteine desulfurase family protein, with protein MDKHRPVLYFDHGASTPPHPDVIRTLAEVMERHYANPSSIHGAGLEAGRLLRRAQELAAQLLGTSAEEWVFTSGGTESNQLAVIGGARAARARGRHIVVSEIEHPSVKQAAERLEAEGFEVTRLAVDGSGRIRLDHLEAAIRPDTTLVSIMHVNNEVGSVQPIEEAGAVVRRFPGVLFHVDGVQSVGKLPIRLNEWGIDLFSVSAHKLRGPKGTGLLYARAGVKIEPLIGGSGQDGDWRGGTPNVPAIVASAKALRLAVEGQTERAQRMRGLRKRLLERLSAIPELQLSGDADPDSPRQAPHVLHLSYPGMKPEVIVHALEEEGIIVSTKSACSSKDEKPSDVLLAMGYPVARAAGGIRITFGDEHDEEAADRLADSLEAVVKRLKPLERSKS; from the coding sequence ATGGACAAGCACCGTCCGGTGCTTTATTTTGATCACGGGGCTTCCACGCCTCCGCATCCCGATGTGATCCGTACGCTCGCCGAGGTGATGGAGCGGCACTATGCCAATCCTTCTTCGATCCATGGCGCGGGTCTGGAGGCGGGAAGGCTGCTCAGGCGGGCGCAGGAGCTGGCGGCGCAGCTGCTGGGCACGTCGGCCGAGGAGTGGGTGTTCACCTCGGGCGGCACGGAAAGCAACCAGCTTGCGGTTATCGGAGGGGCGAGGGCGGCTCGGGCGAGAGGCCGCCATATCGTCGTGTCGGAGATCGAGCATCCGTCCGTGAAGCAGGCAGCCGAGCGGCTCGAGGCGGAAGGCTTCGAGGTGACGAGGCTGGCGGTCGACGGCAGCGGCCGCATCCGGCTCGACCACCTGGAAGCGGCCATTCGGCCCGACACGACGCTCGTCAGCATCATGCACGTGAACAACGAGGTCGGGTCGGTTCAGCCGATCGAGGAGGCAGGAGCGGTTGTGAGACGCTTTCCTGGCGTCCTGTTCCACGTCGACGGCGTGCAGAGCGTCGGCAAGCTGCCGATCCGGCTCAACGAGTGGGGCATCGATCTGTTCAGCGTCTCGGCCCATAAGCTGCGGGGGCCTAAAGGAACCGGCCTCCTTTATGCGCGCGCCGGCGTCAAGATCGAGCCGCTCATCGGCGGCAGCGGGCAGGACGGAGACTGGCGCGGGGGAACGCCGAACGTGCCGGCGATCGTCGCTTCCGCCAAGGCGCTCCGTCTGGCCGTGGAAGGGCAGACGGAGCGCGCGCAGCGGATGAGGGGCCTGCGGAAGCGGCTCCTGGAGCGCTTGAGCGCCATTCCGGAGCTGCAGCTGAGCGGGGACGCCGACCCCGACTCGCCGCGCCAGGCTCCCCATGTGCTTCATTTGTCCTACCCCGGCATGAAGCCGGAGGTCATCGTGCATGCGCTCGAGGAGGAGGGCATCATCGTCTCCACGAAGTCGGCCTGCTCGTCCAAGGACGAGAAGCCGAGCGACGTGCTCCTGGCGATGGGCTATCCGGTTGCGCGCGCAGCCGGAGGCATCCGCATCACGTTCGGAGACGAGCATGACGAGGAGGCGGCGGACCGGCTGGCGGACAGCCTGGAGGCCGTCGTGAAGCGGCTGAAGCCGCTGGAGAGGAGCAAGAGCTGA
- a CDS encoding S8 family peptidase, translating to MRKKWIGAFTALALLTLLIPISPWLIPGARPQEQKARTRALSAEQESRLKEADIRHDMEATAMLCASECAKDIGKLFALTGEPAARRAAKMTDLIRHHPQMAHLSWTVPGGVEAEAGSIPSDAEAFVAAHAKKAAEAIAQGTRYQSQTLTAAGKRYLMLAVPAPEGKEGVVGLIRQDIIGDVQRHQTRNLRQVPYPAEGQYRIESVRAGTKREFTVRTGQDNGGASHYHVQEVVVRFRTEPTPQQLEQIRRDIGASAENRMRGVYVFRSRSMEAMKMMGYFRKKWNPLYVEPHYLYLTNEEPADVRPIVPNDRLYSDYQWNLPSIETEIGWNLSKGSEGVKVAVLDTGVQLDHPDLSGKLAEGYNVVTSGQQPDDDVGHGTHVAGIIAAAVNNGEGVAGLTWYNKIMPVKVLDATGAGSTYSVAQGLIWAADHGAKVINMSLGNYAQAEFLHDAIKYAYDKDIVLVAASGNDNSEQPGYPAAYPEVFAVGSTDSRGQKSSFSNYGDYIDAAAPGDSIASTYPGSQYAALSGTSMASPHVAALAALIRSRNPQLTNVEVYDLMRSTARDLGAKGKDPYFGYGQIDIDKALRAAGEGASGGRTETIPASDGRQPAGIVSEPGEAPASESAASRMPESLGERIRKQLEELLGRLQSR from the coding sequence ATGAGAAAGAAATGGATCGGCGCGTTCACCGCGCTCGCCCTGCTCACGCTGTTGATTCCGATCAGTCCGTGGCTCATTCCCGGCGCGCGCCCCCAAGAGCAGAAGGCCCGGACCCGGGCGCTGTCCGCGGAGCAGGAAAGCCGGCTCAAAGAAGCGGATATCCGCCACGATATGGAAGCGACCGCCATGCTGTGCGCGAGCGAGTGCGCCAAGGACATCGGCAAGCTGTTCGCCCTGACCGGGGAGCCGGCCGCACGCCGTGCCGCCAAGATGACCGATCTGATCCGCCATCATCCGCAGATGGCGCATCTGAGCTGGACCGTTCCTGGCGGCGTCGAGGCCGAGGCAGGAAGCATCCCGTCCGACGCCGAGGCGTTCGTCGCCGCGCATGCGAAGAAGGCCGCCGAAGCGATCGCCCAAGGCACCCGCTACCAGTCTCAGACGCTGACCGCCGCAGGCAAGCGGTACCTGATGCTGGCCGTGCCTGCTCCCGAAGGCAAAGAAGGCGTCGTCGGCCTGATCCGCCAGGACATCATCGGCGACGTGCAGCGGCATCAGACGCGCAACCTGCGCCAGGTTCCTTACCCTGCGGAAGGCCAGTACCGGATCGAATCGGTCCGCGCGGGCACGAAGCGGGAGTTCACCGTCCGCACCGGCCAGGACAACGGAGGCGCCAGCCATTATCATGTGCAGGAAGTCGTCGTCCGCTTCCGAACCGAGCCGACTCCGCAGCAGCTGGAGCAGATTCGCCGCGACATCGGCGCCTCCGCCGAAAACCGGATGCGGGGCGTCTACGTGTTCCGCTCCCGTTCGATGGAAGCGATGAAGATGATGGGCTATTTCCGCAAGAAATGGAACCCGCTGTATGTCGAGCCCCACTACTTGTACTTGACGAATGAAGAGCCGGCCGACGTCCGGCCGATCGTGCCCAACGACCGCCTATACTCCGACTATCAGTGGAACCTTCCCTCCATCGAGACGGAAATCGGCTGGAACCTGTCCAAAGGCAGCGAAGGCGTCAAGGTCGCCGTGCTCGACACCGGCGTGCAGCTGGATCATCCCGATCTCTCGGGCAAGCTGGCGGAAGGCTACAACGTCGTGACCTCGGGCCAGCAGCCGGATGACGACGTCGGCCACGGCACCCATGTCGCCGGCATCATCGCCGCCGCGGTCAACAACGGGGAAGGCGTCGCCGGCCTGACGTGGTACAACAAGATCATGCCGGTCAAAGTGCTCGACGCCACCGGCGCCGGCTCGACGTACTCCGTCGCCCAAGGTCTCATCTGGGCCGCCGATCACGGAGCCAAAGTCATCAACATGAGCCTCGGCAACTACGCTCAGGCCGAGTTCCTGCACGATGCGATCAAGTACGCCTACGACAAGGACATCGTGCTTGTCGCGGCCAGCGGCAACGACAATTCCGAGCAGCCCGGCTATCCGGCCGCATATCCGGAAGTTTTCGCCGTCGGGTCCACCGATTCGCGCGGACAGAAGTCGTCCTTCTCCAACTATGGGGATTATATCGACGCGGCCGCGCCGGGAGACAGCATCGCAAGCACCTATCCGGGCAGCCAGTACGCCGCTCTGTCCGGCACTTCGATGGCCAGCCCGCATGTCGCGGCGCTTGCCGCTCTCATCCGCTCGCGCAACCCGCAGCTGACCAACGTCGAAGTGTACGACCTGATGCGGAGCACGGCGCGCGATCTGGGCGCCAAGGGCAAGGATCCCTACTTCGGCTACGGGCAGATCGACATCGACAAGGCGCTTCGAGCCGCCGGAGAGGGCGCCAGCGGAGGCCGGACGGAGACGATTCCGGCTTCGGATGGGCGGCAGCCTGCGGGAATCGTGTCGGAGCCGGGCGAAGCTCCTGCCTCCGAATCGGCCGCGTCCCGCATGCCGGAGTCATTGGGCGAGCGCATCCGCAAGCAGCTGGAAGAGCTTCTGGGCCGGCTGCAAAGCAGGTAG
- a CDS encoding tRNA (adenine(22)-N(1))-methyltransferase, giving the protein MLTSKRLRAIADYVREGSRLADIGSDHALLPVELVGRGTCPSAVAGEVNDGPLEAARRGIAAAGLASSIEARKGDGLEVLRPGEADTVTIAGMGGALIVSILESGRVGGRLEGVSQLVLQPNVGEELVRAWLLEHGWHLAGETILEEDGKVYELLNALRPAEGQAPNEELYGGEPLLPGLSAEEDRKLKLRMGPYLTRRPSEAFALKWSSELRKLRGIERQLERSDTEEAAARKRELAQVIARIEEVLECMPTDMSSRS; this is encoded by the coding sequence ATGTTGACATCGAAGCGCTTACGCGCGATAGCGGACTACGTCCGCGAAGGCTCGCGCCTGGCCGACATCGGGTCGGATCATGCGCTGCTGCCGGTCGAGCTCGTCGGCCGCGGCACATGCCCGTCGGCGGTGGCCGGCGAGGTGAACGACGGTCCTCTGGAGGCGGCTCGCCGCGGCATCGCCGCGGCCGGCCTCGCCTCCTCGATCGAGGCGCGCAAAGGAGACGGACTGGAGGTGCTGCGGCCCGGGGAGGCCGATACGGTGACGATCGCCGGCATGGGCGGCGCGCTGATCGTGTCGATTCTGGAATCGGGCCGCGTCGGCGGCAGGCTCGAGGGCGTAAGCCAGCTCGTGCTGCAGCCCAACGTAGGCGAAGAGCTCGTGCGCGCCTGGCTCCTGGAGCATGGCTGGCATTTGGCCGGCGAGACGATCCTGGAAGAGGACGGCAAAGTGTATGAGCTGCTGAACGCGCTCCGCCCCGCCGAGGGGCAGGCGCCGAACGAGGAGCTGTACGGGGGCGAGCCGCTGCTGCCCGGATTGTCGGCGGAGGAGGATCGGAAGCTCAAGCTGCGGATGGGGCCGTATTTGACCCGCCGTCCGTCCGAGGCCTTCGCCCTGAAATGGAGCTCGGAGCTGCGCAAGCTGCGCGGCATCGAGCGGCAGCTGGAGCGCTCGGACACCGAGGAAGCGGCGGCCCGCAAGCGCGAGCTCGCCCAGGTGATCGCCCGAATCGAGGAGGTGCTGGAATGTATGCCAACGGACATGTCGTCGCGGAGCTGA
- a CDS encoding DUF1540 domain-containing protein — translation MPKGVACSVSNCAFWGQGNSCSADAIHIEIDQHAHADLSAEFAGGEFGDNHKDKAKESSATCCHTFKPNS, via the coding sequence ATGCCGAAAGGCGTTGCATGCAGCGTTTCGAACTGCGCTTTCTGGGGACAAGGCAATTCCTGCTCGGCGGATGCGATCCATATCGAAATTGATCAGCATGCGCACGCCGATCTATCCGCTGAATTTGCCGGCGGGGAGTTCGGGGACAACCATAAGGACAAGGCGAAGGAATCATCTGCGACCTGCTGCCATACGTTCAAGCCCAACTCCTGA
- a CDS encoding lytic transglycosylase domain-containing protein encodes MSIDPRMLTALIKQQLRPSLDQLVGGGSQASSGTASAFDQILSQLSGSAGTAGLAGAASVSADMPSLSDGSGLLSGAGAGSYAGQAAEAAEGWGASASPSLQAALIAAGGDYASTFEAALQNGAASAGTEYEGLIAGAAARHGLPPQLIRAVIEAESSFNPQAVSGAGAKGLMQLMDGTASGLGVTDSFDPAQNIDGGSKYLSYLLRKLDGSVPAALAAYNAGPGRLDRIGIRDEATLTEHFAELPRETQSYVVKIMDKLGGAGL; translated from the coding sequence ATGTCGATCGATCCCCGTATGCTTACGGCGCTCATCAAGCAGCAGCTTAGGCCCAGCCTGGATCAGCTGGTAGGCGGAGGCAGCCAAGCATCGAGCGGAACCGCCTCCGCTTTCGATCAGATCTTGAGCCAGCTGTCCGGATCGGCGGGAACGGCGGGCCTAGCCGGCGCCGCTTCCGTCTCTGCCGACATGCCGTCGCTCTCCGACGGGTCCGGCCTTCTGTCCGGCGCCGGAGCGGGCAGCTATGCCGGCCAAGCCGCAGAGGCGGCAGAAGGGTGGGGCGCGTCCGCTTCTCCTTCGCTGCAGGCCGCGCTGATCGCGGCAGGCGGCGACTATGCCTCGACGTTCGAAGCCGCCCTCCAGAACGGAGCCGCTTCTGCCGGCACCGAGTACGAAGGGCTGATCGCCGGCGCCGCCGCCCGGCATGGACTGCCTCCCCAGCTGATCCGCGCCGTCATCGAGGCGGAGTCCTCCTTCAATCCGCAGGCCGTATCCGGAGCCGGGGCGAAGGGCCTGATGCAGCTCATGGACGGCACCGCGAGCGGGCTTGGCGTGACCGACTCGTTCGATCCGGCCCAGAACATCGACGGCGGCTCCAAATATCTCTCGTACCTGCTCCGCAAGCTTGACGGCAGCGTGCCTGCCGCGCTCGCGGCCTACAATGCCGGGCCCGGCAGGCTCGATCGGATCGGCATCCGCGACGAGGCGACGCTGACCGAGCATTTTGCCGAGCTGCCGCGAGAGACGCAGTCCTACGTCGTCAAGATCATGGACAAGCTCGGCGGCGCCGGGTTGTAA
- a CDS encoding Nif3-like dinuclear metal center hexameric protein translates to MYANGHVVAELMERLAPKRYAVENDRIGLQLGTLQKPIRKALIALDVTMEVADEAIAEGADLIIAHHAIIFRPLAKIDTASPAGALYEKLIKHDIAVYISHTNLDVAEGGMNDWMADALGIAAEGRVSLEKVHEDRLFKLAVYVPQPHAEAVREAMWQAGGGTLGRYDRCSFSTSGQGTFRPGAGTAPFLGSQGRLETVDEVRIEIVVPESLLRKTVKAMLAAHPYEETAYDVIRLEREGKSLGLGRSGRLEKPATLAELAERVKAAFDVPFVRVTGDPAAAITKAAVLGGSGARYWRQAQFAGAQALVTGDIDYHSAHDALAAGMLLLDPGHNAEKIMKRKVAQWLTERLSESRHETEIIPSAINTEPFRLA, encoded by the coding sequence ATGTATGCCAACGGACATGTCGTCGCGGAGCTGATGGAGCGGCTCGCGCCGAAGAGATATGCGGTAGAGAACGATCGGATCGGCCTGCAGCTCGGCACGCTGCAAAAGCCGATCCGCAAGGCGCTGATCGCGCTGGATGTGACGATGGAGGTCGCAGACGAGGCGATCGCCGAGGGAGCCGACCTCATCATCGCCCATCATGCGATCATTTTTCGGCCGCTGGCCAAGATCGATACCGCTTCGCCCGCAGGCGCGCTGTACGAAAAGCTGATCAAGCACGACATCGCGGTCTACATCTCGCATACGAACCTCGACGTCGCCGAGGGCGGCATGAACGACTGGATGGCCGATGCGCTCGGGATCGCGGCGGAGGGCCGGGTGAGCCTGGAGAAGGTGCATGAGGACCGCCTGTTCAAGCTTGCGGTCTACGTTCCGCAGCCGCATGCCGAAGCGGTGCGCGAGGCGATGTGGCAAGCCGGCGGCGGCACGCTGGGCCGCTACGACCGGTGCAGCTTCAGCACGAGCGGACAAGGAACGTTCCGGCCGGGTGCGGGCACAGCGCCGTTTCTCGGCTCGCAGGGCCGCCTGGAGACGGTCGACGAGGTTCGCATCGAGATCGTCGTGCCCGAGAGCCTGCTGCGCAAGACGGTGAAGGCGATGCTGGCCGCTCACCCGTACGAGGAGACGGCCTATGACGTGATCCGCCTCGAGCGGGAAGGCAAGTCGCTCGGCCTCGGCCGCAGCGGACGGCTGGAGAAGCCGGCGACGCTCGCCGAGCTGGCGGAACGGGTCAAGGCCGCATTCGACGTCCCGTTCGTGCGGGTGACCGGCGATCCGGCAGCGGCGATCACCAAGGCGGCCGTGCTCGGCGGCTCAGGCGCCCGCTACTGGCGGCAGGCGCAGTTCGCCGGCGCTCAAGCGCTCGTCACCGGCGACATCGACTACCATTCCGCCCACGACGCGCTTGCCGCGGGCATGCTTCTCCTTGATCCCGGACATAACGCCGAGAAGATCATGAAGCGCAAAGTGGCGCAGTGGCTGACCGAACGGCTTTCCGAATCGCGCCATGAGACGGAGATCATCCCTTCGGCAATAAATACCGAGCCGTTCCGTCTTGCATGA
- a CDS encoding YpuI family protein, producing the protein MPSANVKPLSETTRAKLKDAISQLEPFLNEHALPQLASPEANDEELTFYKGLLSDLRHLLVYSEVAYEKLGVTLRRPNFDAEHAERQLYEVYHHCVNAFFYPKNEGYSEDGRYAYTGQDAIRFRHKPLRGARDIVLGVSKIYEELRDDLSYYENDYMTSRRMQGQK; encoded by the coding sequence ATGCCATCCGCCAACGTAAAGCCGCTCAGCGAAACTACCCGCGCCAAGCTCAAGGACGCCATCTCGCAGCTGGAGCCTTTCCTGAACGAGCATGCTCTTCCTCAGCTCGCCTCCCCGGAAGCAAACGACGAGGAGCTCACCTTCTACAAGGGCCTTCTGTCCGACCTGCGCCATCTGCTCGTCTACTCCGAGGTCGCCTATGAGAAGCTAGGGGTCACGCTGCGCCGGCCGAACTTCGACGCCGAGCATGCCGAACGCCAGCTTTACGAAGTGTACCATCATTGCGTCAACGCCTTCTTCTATCCGAAAAACGAAGGCTACTCCGAAGACGGCCGCTACGCGTATACCGGCCAGGACGCGATCCGCTTCCGGCACAAGCCGCTGCGCGGCGCGCGCGACATCGTGCTCGGCGTATCCAAGATTTACGAAGAGCTGAGGGATGACCTCTCCTACTACGAAAACGACTACATGACCTCGCGCCGGATGCAAGGTCAAAAATAA
- the thiI gene encoding tRNA uracil 4-sulfurtransferase ThiI, whose amino-acid sequence MEYDLITVRYGELTLKGRNRGRFEQQMFRYIKLSLQHLEGLEFEKTYARAYIKLNGVAYERVAEALRRVFGIHSFSPVKRAANELEAIQEAALELWRALPAKPATFKVTVKRGWKGFPHVTHELNHLIGSHILRAAPELKVDVRQPEMELRVDIQPEGAYIFNRIEAGAGGFPYGSNGKAMLLLSGGIDSPVAAWSAMRKGLELELVHFHSFPFTSEQATDKVIELARQLSRWAGKPLKLHLVPFTDIQTRFTQTGQDHLIITLMRRAMLRIAGLLAEQAGAGAVVSGDSLGQVASQTLGSMNVIGRSLELPLLRPLIMMDKQEIIDRAVQIGTYGTSILPFEDCCTLFVPKSPSTNPNLRIVERTEGGIAELDEQIEQAVRDVETVQLDRGQVLRRQREVREADERDWF is encoded by the coding sequence ATGGAGTATGATCTCATTACGGTCCGATACGGAGAGCTGACGCTCAAAGGCCGCAACCGCGGCCGGTTCGAGCAGCAGATGTTCCGCTACATCAAGCTCAGCCTGCAGCACTTGGAAGGACTTGAATTCGAAAAAACCTATGCCCGGGCTTACATCAAGCTGAATGGAGTCGCCTATGAGCGCGTCGCCGAGGCGCTGCGCCGAGTCTTCGGCATCCATTCGTTCAGTCCGGTCAAGCGAGCCGCGAACGAGCTGGAGGCGATCCAGGAAGCCGCGCTGGAGCTGTGGCGAGCGCTCCCGGCCAAGCCGGCGACGTTCAAGGTGACGGTGAAGCGGGGCTGGAAAGGGTTCCCTCATGTCACCCATGAGCTGAACCACCTGATCGGTTCCCACATCCTGCGCGCGGCGCCTGAGCTCAAGGTGGACGTGCGCCAGCCGGAAATGGAGCTCCGCGTGGATATCCAGCCGGAAGGAGCGTATATTTTCAACCGCATCGAGGCGGGCGCGGGGGGCTTCCCTTACGGCTCCAACGGCAAAGCGATGCTGCTGCTCTCCGGCGGCATCGACAGTCCGGTCGCGGCATGGTCGGCCATGCGCAAGGGGCTGGAGCTGGAGCTGGTCCATTTCCACAGCTTCCCGTTCACGAGCGAGCAGGCGACGGACAAGGTGATCGAGCTCGCGCGCCAGCTGTCGCGCTGGGCCGGCAAGCCGCTCAAGCTGCATCTCGTGCCGTTCACCGATATCCAGACCCGGTTCACGCAGACCGGGCAGGATCATCTCATCATCACGCTCATGCGGAGGGCGATGCTCCGGATCGCCGGGCTTCTGGCCGAACAGGCCGGAGCCGGCGCGGTCGTATCGGGCGACAGCCTCGGCCAGGTGGCGAGCCAGACGCTTGGCAGCATGAACGTCATCGGCCGCAGCCTGGAGCTGCCGCTGCTGCGTCCGCTTATTATGATGGACAAGCAGGAGATCATCGACCGGGCGGTGCAGATCGGCACGTACGGGACGTCGATCCTGCCGTTCGAGGACTGCTGCACGCTGTTCGTACCCAAGTCTCCGAGCACGAACCCGAATCTGCGCATCGTCGAGCGGACCGAGGGCGGCATTGCGGAGCTTGACGAGCAGATCGAGCAGGCCGTTCGGGATGTCGAGACGGTGCAGCTCGATCGAGGCCAGGTGCTCCGCCGGCAACGCGAAGTCCGCGAGGCGGATGAGCGGGACTGGTTTTGA
- the rpoD gene encoding RNA polymerase sigma factor RpoD: MANDQRTELDNEQKMELVKDQLIEQGKKRSSLSYKEIMDKLAPFDQEPEQIDEFFEQLDDLGIEVTNERDDRPSPLGGEDQERESDEFNFDDDLSLPPGIKINDPVRMYLKEIGRVPLLLADDEIELAKRIEQGDEEAKRRLAEANLRLVVSIAKRYVGRGMLFLDLIQEGNMGLIKAVEKFDHQKGFKFSTYATWWIRQAITRAIADQARTIRIPVHMVETINKLIRVSRQLLQELGREPTPEEIAAEMDLSTDKVREIMKIAQEPVSLETPIGEEDDSHLGDFIEDQEALAPADAAAYELLKEQLEDVLDTLTEREENVLRLRFGLDDGRTRTLEEVGKVFGVTRERIRQIEAKALRKLRHPSRSKRLKDFLE, encoded by the coding sequence ATGGCGAATGACCAACGTACGGAGCTGGACAACGAGCAAAAAATGGAGCTGGTCAAGGATCAGCTCATCGAACAGGGGAAGAAGCGCTCTTCCCTTTCCTATAAAGAGATCATGGATAAGCTGGCTCCTTTCGACCAGGAGCCGGAGCAGATCGACGAGTTCTTCGAGCAGCTCGACGATCTCGGCATCGAAGTGACGAACGAGCGGGACGATCGGCCGTCTCCGCTTGGAGGAGAGGACCAGGAGCGCGAGAGCGACGAATTCAACTTCGACGACGATCTGAGCTTGCCGCCGGGCATCAAAATCAATGATCCGGTGCGCATGTATCTCAAAGAGATCGGCCGGGTGCCGCTGCTGCTCGCCGACGACGAGATCGAGCTCGCCAAGCGGATCGAGCAAGGCGACGAGGAAGCGAAGCGCCGCCTCGCGGAAGCGAACCTGCGTCTGGTCGTCAGCATCGCCAAGCGTTACGTCGGACGCGGCATGCTGTTCCTCGATCTCATTCAGGAAGGCAACATGGGCCTGATCAAGGCGGTCGAGAAATTCGATCACCAAAAAGGCTTCAAGTTCAGCACGTACGCCACGTGGTGGATCCGTCAGGCCATCACGCGCGCCATCGCCGACCAGGCCCGCACGATCCGCATCCCGGTGCATATGGTCGAGACGATCAACAAGCTGATCCGCGTCTCGCGCCAGCTGCTTCAGGAACTCGGGCGCGAACCTACGCCGGAAGAAATTGCGGCCGAGATGGATCTGAGCACCGACAAGGTGCGGGAGATCATGAAGATCGCTCAGGAGCCGGTATCGCTTGAAACGCCGATCGGCGAGGAAGACGATTCGCATCTGGGGGATTTCATTGAAGATCAGGAGGCGCTCGCTCCCGCGGATGCCGCGGCATACGAGCTGCTCAAGGAACAGCTGGAGGACGTGCTCGATACGCTCACCGAGCGGGAAGAGAACGTGCTGCGCCTGCGCTTCGGCCTCGATGACGGCCGTACGAGAACGCTGGAGGAAGTCGGCAAGGTGTTCGGCGTGACGCGCGAGCGGATTCGCCAGATCGAAGCCAAGGCCCTTCGCAAGCTTCGCCATCCGAGCCGCAGCAAGCGGCTGAAGGATTTCCTGGAATAG